A genomic segment from Scomber japonicus isolate fScoJap1 chromosome 11, fScoJap1.pri, whole genome shotgun sequence encodes:
- the dnajb2 gene encoding dnaJ homolog subfamily B member 2 isoform X1, protein MVDYYNILGVSRTASQEDIKKAYRKLALKWHPDKNPDNKEEAEKKFKELAEAYEILSDKTKRDEYNRFGNDRMRHRGSSPSTDFPSDFPGFTFTFRSPDEVFKEFFAGQDPFASFFDDFSSFGCSSSRLGPGRFFSFPSAGADFTSFSSLGGLHGMDNMGGGMSNFKSVSTSTRVINGKRTTTKKIKENGQERTEIEEDGVLKSILINGVEDEMALALELSRREGQPHQSPQKPQVHNKSSVESDKSRPSPGTYRSFSSAPCYDLGGGTGSSEDDEDDEDLQMALAYSLSELDAQQRAAVTDAISGAMGGVKVKIKKKVVKTKNTNTNGNEKVFKEEKEEVKEFKKGPGPGAKWEKEEEGTREPCLSSESSTTASTTPQSQCSKEVDPGIKSKEGSGKKKNKCGCIVC, encoded by the exons ATGGTGGATTATTATAACATCCTGGGAGTGTCCAGAACAGCCTCTCAGGAAGACATCAAGAAGGC GTATAGGAAACTGGCCCTAAAATGGCATCCAGACAAAAATCCAGACAACAaggaagaagcagaaaaaaagttCAAAGAACTGGCTGAGGCCTATGAAATCCTATCTGACA AGACTAAACGTGATGAATACAACAGATTTGGAAATGACAGAATGAGACACAGAG GTTCCAGCCCCAGCACAGACTTTCCTTCAGATTTCCCAGGATTCACCTTCACATTCCGCAGCCCAGACGAGGTGTTCAAAGAGTTTTTTGCTGGCCAGGATCCCTTTGCTAGCTTCTTTG aTGACTTTTCATCATTTGGATGCTCGTCTTCTCGCCTCGGCCCTGGTCggttcttctcttttccttcagcTGGAG CTGATTttacctccttttcttccctggGTGGTCTGCATGGGATGGACAACATGGGTGGAGGGATGAGCAACTTCAAATCGGTTTCTACCTCTACTCGTGTTATAAATGGCAAACGCACCACCACTAAGAA GATAAAGGAGAATGGGCAGGAAAGAACAGAGATTGAGGAGGATGGGGTGTTAAAGAGTATCCTAATTAATG GTGTGGAGGATGAAATGGCCCTTGCGCTGGAGTTGAGCCGACGAGAGGGACAGCCCCATCAATCACCTCAGAAGCCTCAAGTCCATAACAAATCATCTGTTGAGTCTGACAAATCTCGCCCCAGCCCAGGCACATATCGGTCATTTAGCTCTGCACCCTGCTACGACTTAGGAGGAGGTACTGGAAGCAGTGAAGATGACGAAGATGATGAAGATCTGCAGATGGCTTTGGCATACAGCCTGTCAGAATTGGATgcccagcagagagcagctgttACCGACGCCATATCAGGTGCTATGGGCGGGGTCAAAGTCAAGATTAAGAAAAAGGTTGTTAAgaccaaaaatacaaatacaaatggcaatgaaaaggtttttaaagaggagaaagaggaagtgaaggagtTTAAAAAGGGCCCAGGGCCTGGAGCAAAGtgggaaaaggaggaagagggaaccAGAGAGCCATGCTTGTCTTCTGAGTCATCCACAACTGCCAGTACTACACCACAAAGCCAGTGCAGTAAAGAGGTTGATCCTGGCATAAAAAGTAAAGAAGGCagtggaaagaagaaaaataagtgtGGGTGCATTGTGTGCTAA
- the dnajb2 gene encoding dnaJ homolog subfamily B member 2 isoform X2, with protein MVDYYNILGVSRTASQEDIKKAYRKLALKWHPDKNPDNKEEAEKKFKELAEAYEILSDKTKRDEYNRFGNDRMRHRGSSPSTDFPSDFPGFTFTFRSPDEVFKEFFAGQDPFASFFDDFSSFGCSSSRLGPGRFFSFPSAGADFTSFSSLGGLHGMDNMGGGMSNFKSVSTSTRVINGKRTTTKKIKENGQERTEIEEDGVLKSILINGVEDEMALALELSRREGQPHQSPQKPQVHNKSSVESDKSRPSPGTYRSFSSAPCYDLGGGTGSSEDDEDDEDLQMALAYSLSELDAQQRAAVTDAISDSDFEAFTS; from the exons ATGGTGGATTATTATAACATCCTGGGAGTGTCCAGAACAGCCTCTCAGGAAGACATCAAGAAGGC GTATAGGAAACTGGCCCTAAAATGGCATCCAGACAAAAATCCAGACAACAaggaagaagcagaaaaaaagttCAAAGAACTGGCTGAGGCCTATGAAATCCTATCTGACA AGACTAAACGTGATGAATACAACAGATTTGGAAATGACAGAATGAGACACAGAG GTTCCAGCCCCAGCACAGACTTTCCTTCAGATTTCCCAGGATTCACCTTCACATTCCGCAGCCCAGACGAGGTGTTCAAAGAGTTTTTTGCTGGCCAGGATCCCTTTGCTAGCTTCTTTG aTGACTTTTCATCATTTGGATGCTCGTCTTCTCGCCTCGGCCCTGGTCggttcttctcttttccttcagcTGGAG CTGATTttacctccttttcttccctggGTGGTCTGCATGGGATGGACAACATGGGTGGAGGGATGAGCAACTTCAAATCGGTTTCTACCTCTACTCGTGTTATAAATGGCAAACGCACCACCACTAAGAA GATAAAGGAGAATGGGCAGGAAAGAACAGAGATTGAGGAGGATGGGGTGTTAAAGAGTATCCTAATTAATG GTGTGGAGGATGAAATGGCCCTTGCGCTGGAGTTGAGCCGACGAGAGGGACAGCCCCATCAATCACCTCAGAAGCCTCAAGTCCATAACAAATCATCTGTTGAGTCTGACAAATCTCGCCCCAGCCCAGGCACATATCGGTCATTTAGCTCTGCACCCTGCTACGACTTAGGAGGAGGTACTGGAAGCAGTGAAGATGACGAAGATGATGAAGATCTGCAGATGGCTTTGGCATACAGCCTGTCAGAATTGGATgcccagcagagagcagctgttACCGACGCCATATCAG aCTCAGACTTCGAGGCCTTCACAAGCTAA
- the ptprna gene encoding protein tyrosine phosphatase receptor type Na, whose protein sequence is MQHLKPWRALFLLTVLCQPGFSDRYGCLFERKLCTRDQFCSDDGLFGQCRTSKQDLVQYQVSVPVLKRMQEVLKQLMLQGLSWQNDITQYILSKELKRVPHTTIPSKPNSSSPSSHSSQSKQHIPHHHTSKTGSTSPAGNYVDYMIVEPPQSPLRMQAASIDPYSYHQHRYQDEVERSLIGAVGGYARPSSRSQANQRERERDRQLLQDAMSLYLASAQPSYRHRGAASMAPAGLPYYEDLDLEIPMDYVEDYTLEERLRTTGRQQTQQNKKVSQDYSTLSGNNDALLQRMSGVLQKYGVDPRELSQEQLYKLALILKLLQAQEKTDSNEKDLVTLKEMQLLKTDSVSSNSEKPAPVPGPPDAPSAPSSASVAATPPAKSTSHPPSASQPPQAAPAAAGQGTREQRPPLVEGTGAKEEYGYIVTNQSPLGLYDGVKLLELLADKIHLTTSSFINISVVGPALTFRIRQNEHNMTAAEVAAKAVSEKNFLESETGLKIVQTGVGERTDARGLPQVTRVSQGSSGTFITLVSMAVVGGVLVLAMAVACLRHYSHQVANGKLGLGPEAGAETHFDYQELCRQHMASKSSLCRQDCMGGGGTSMGGSAIATGAGGRRGTDTSRVSSVSSQFSDGPQHSPSSTHSSTPSWSEEPAQTNMDISTGHMILAYMEDHLRNKDRLQKEWEALCSYQADPCSVAVAQDPSNMNKNRHTESLPYDHSRVKLKTELNPNKQDYINASIIVDHDPRQPAYIATQGPLSHTVADFWQMVWENGCTVIVMMTALVEDGEKQCERYWPDEGSSLYHIYEVNLVSEHIWCKDFLVRSFYVKNVQTQETRTLTQFHLLSWPADGIPTSTRPLLDFRRKVNKCYRGRSCPIIVHCGDGTARTGTYILIDMVLNRMAKGVKEIDIAAALEHIRDQRPGLVCTKDQFEFALTAVAEEVNAILKALPQ, encoded by the exons ATGCAACATCTTAAACCATGGCGAGCTCTGTTCCTGTTAACCGTGCTCTGCCAGCCAGGATTCTCAGACAGATACG GTTGTCTGTTTGAGAGAAAGCTGTGCACAAGGGATCAGTTCTGCTCTGATG ACGGGCTGTTTGGACAGTGTCGTACCTCCAAGCAGGACCTGGTCCAGTACCAGGTGTCAGTTCCTGTTCTGAAGAGAATGCAGGAAGTCCTCAAACAGCTCATGCTACAAG gtCTTTCCTGGCAGAATGACATCACCCAGTATATTTTATCAAAGGAACTGAAGAGAGTCCCCCACACCACCATTCCCTCTAAGCCAaactcctcttccccctcttctcaTTCATCTCA GTCCAAACAGCACATCCCCCATCACCACACTTCTAAAACAGGGTCCACATCTCCTGCTGGCAACTATGTGGACTACATGATTGTTGAGCCTCCTCAGTCCCCGCTTCGCATGCAGGCAGCTTCCATCGACCCATACTCATACCACCAg CACAGATACCAAGATGAAGTAGAGAGATCCCTCATTGGGGCAGTAGGCGGTTATGCCCGTCCCTCTTCACGGTCACAGGCCAATCAGAGAGAGCGAGAACGTGACAGGCAGCTGTTGCAAGATGCCATGTCTCTCTACCTGGCATCTGCACAGCCGTCTTATCGCCACCGAGGGGCCGCTTCCATGGCTCCTGCAG GGCTCCCTTATTATGAGGACTTGGATCTGGAGATACCAATGGACTACGTGGAAGACTACACCCTAGAGGAGAGACTCAGAACTACAGGCAGGCAACAAACACAGCAGAATAAGAAGGTTTCTCAAGACTACAGCACCCTGTCTGGAAACAATG ATGCCTTGCTCCAGAGGATGTCAGGAGTCCTGCAGAAGTACGGCGTTGACCCCAGAGAGCTCAGTCAAGAGCAACTCTACAAGCTAGCCCTCAtactgaagctgctgcaggcCCAAGAAAAAACAG ATTCAAATGAGAAAGATCTCGTCACCCTCAAGGAG ATGCAGCtgttaaaaacagacagtgtaTCCAGTAATTCAGAGAAGCCTGCCCCTGTCCCTGGTCCACCTGATGCCCCTTCTGCCCCCTCCTCTGCCTCGGTAGCAGCGACACCTCCAGCCAAGAGCACCAGCCACCCACCTTCTGCCTCCCAGCCTCCTCaggctgctcctgctgctgctggacaggGCACAAGGGAACAGAGACCGCCACTGGTGGAGGGTACAGGAGCTAAGGAGGAGTATGGGTACATTGTTACCAACCAGAG TCCTCTGGGTTTGTATGATGGAGTGAAGTTGTTGGAGCTACTTGCTGATAAAATACACCTGACAACCAGCAGCTTCATCAACATCAG tgTGGTTGGCCCTGCATTGACGTTTCGTATCCGCCAGAATGAGCACAACATGACTGCGGCAGAGGTGGCTGCTAAAGCTG TATCTGAAAAGAACTTCCTGGAGTCTGAGACAGGCCTGAAGATTGTACAGACTGGTGTAGGAGAG AGGACAGATGCACGGGGTCTCCCTCAAGTAACCAGGGTTTCCCAGGGCTCTAGTGGGACATTCATCACCCTTGTCTCCATGGCAGTTGTAGGAGGAGTGTTAGTACTGGCCATGGCAGTAGCTTGTCTCAGGCACTATTCTCACCAAGTGGCCAATGGCAAGCTTGGCCTGGGGCCAGAGGCAGGAGCGGAAACACATTTTGACTACCAG GAATTATGTCGGCAGCACATGGCATCCAAATCCTCCCTGTGCCGCCAGGACTGtatgggaggggggggcacaAGCATGGGGGGATCTGCGATAGCCACGGGTGCTGGTGGACGACGGGGAACAGACACGTCCCGCGTCAGCAGCGTTTCCTCTCAGTTCAGTGATGGTCCCCAGCACAGTCCATCCTCCACCCACAGCTCCACCCCATCCTGGAGCGAAGAGCCCGCCCAGACTAATATGGACATCTCTACTGGTCACATGATACTG GCATATATGGAGGATCACCTGCGTAATAAGGACCGCCTTCAGAAGGAGTGGGAGGCGTTGTGCTCCTACCAGGCTGACCCATGTTCAGTAGCTGTGGCTCAAGACCCAAGCAACATGAACAAGAACAGGCACACTGAATCCCTCCCCT aTGATCACTCCCGTGTGAAGCTGAAAACTGAGTTAAACCCCAACAAACAAGATTACATCAATGCTAGCATCATT GTTGATCATGACCCTCGCCAGCCAGCTTACATCGCTACACAGGGacctctgtctcacactgtTGCTGATTTCTGGCAG ATGGTGTGGGAGAACGGCTGCAcagtgatagtgatgatgacGGCTCTGGTggaagatggagagaaacagtGCGAGCGATACTGGCCTGATGAGGGTTCATCACTGTACCACATCTATGAG GTGAACCTGGTGTCAGAGCACATCTGGTGTAAGGACTTCCTGGTGCGTAGCTTCTACGTGAAAAACGTCCAGACGCAGGAGACCAGAACCTTGACACAGTTTCACCTGCTAAGCTGGCCGGCTGACGGCATCCCCACATCAACACGGCCGCTGCTCGACTTCCGCAG GAAGGTGAATAAATGCTACAGAGGTCGTTCCTGCCCAATCATCGTTCACTGCgg TGATGGCACTGCCCGAACTGGTACGTACATCCTCATTGACATGGTGCTGAACCGCATGGCTAAAG gAGTGAAGGAGATTGACATTGCAGCCGCACTGGAGCACATCCGTGACCAGAGACCTGGCCTGGTTTGCACCAAG GACCAGTTTGAGTTTGCGCTGACAGCTGTAGCTGAGGAGGTGAATGCCATCTTGAAAGCCCTGCCACAATGA